Part of the Sorghum bicolor cultivar BTx623 chromosome 1, Sorghum_bicolor_NCBIv3, whole genome shotgun sequence genome, TTCAGAATTGTAGCCCCTCTGGCCTGATTGTCTGACTGACCCTTCTGAGGACATGTCTGGCTGGCTTTACTAGTTTCAGAAAAACTTAAGAAAAAGACAACTTACCAAGCTGAGTAACACTAGCAACTTTTACTAGTTCTGTAGTTGTAACTAGCACCTGAGGTAGAAGGTCTTTTGAATCAACTCAAATACTCACTCGGAAGCTGAAAGGCCCTGAACCCTTGCTTGCTAGTTAtcatcagtttcagaattttggTAGGATTCTTCCTTTGGGTAAACGTGGCCTCTTGGACTTGCCATTTTGAAAAATTAAATCTTGTGCCTGTTTTGTGATCCTGCAATCAATTGTTAGCAGAAGACATTCTTCTAGATGCTGATAAGAAAGAACTTCACTTAACTGGTCCAATGCTAACTAATTCTGCAGATTGAATCACGTAACAACGGCTTGGAGATGCAGTCCGTAAATAACAAAGGACTTATGGAAGAGCTAGATAAATTGCTTGAGCGTCTGCGGATTCCACAGGAGGTATGATGGAGAGGAATAATGTTCATATCCTTATATTGAGgtcttatatttatttatttatacccAATTCAGTTTGCAGCATCATTAACTGGAGGCTCATTTGAAGAGTCACGGATGCTGAAAAATGTCGAGGCATGCGAATGGTTGACAGGGGCCATTCGTACTCTTGAAGTTCCTAATTTGGACCCATGCTATGTCAACATGCGCGCTGTGAGCTATCTTTATCTTTCTCGTTTTCTGCTACAAATTTACAATTTACTAGTGCATGGAATTGATCATGCATTCATGCTAACATTACAGAATAGTTAACGTTATAGAGTTGTGACACTGAACATTGAATAACATTACAAAATTGTTAAAACTTGTTTTGTAAAGGCATCCACCTGTATCGGTTAAGGAACAAATTTTAAGAGCTTCTAATAGTGTTGTATTTCATTACATAGAGCCACTATGCTTAAAATGCTTTGGTTGTCACCGTTTCCTTGATAAACCCTATTTAAGTTTTTCTCTGTGGTAGCTTAAAGTTGAGAACTGTACATCTCTGATAAAATACTTTTGTATAACATATTTTCAGGTTAGAGAAAAAAAGGCAGAACTGGAGAAActgaaaacaacttttgttcgaCGAGCATCAGAGTTTTTGCGGAACTACTTCTCCAGCTTGGTAGACTTCATGATTAGTGACAAAAGCTACTTTTCACAGGTTTCTTCATAGCTCCATTTTTCAAAGCAAATATTTCCTTTCCCATTTGAGATGACCTACAGAGTTCACTTTTAACTGAAAGCAGCGAGGACAATTGAAGCGGCCTGATCATGCAGACCTTAGGTATAAATGCAGGACATATGCCCGACTTCTGCAGCACTTAAAGGTAATAATTGCCTTGATCTTGCCAGGGATCTGCCTAGATAGTACATATTTTACTCCATTGCCACATTTATCATCTCTTGCTGCTAATTTACTGCAGAGTCTGGACAAGAGCTGCTTAGGTCCCTTAAGGAAGGCATACTGCCATTCCCTTAATTTGCTACTACGACGAGAGGTCAGATATGGATAATGGAATGTTTTTTTAATATGATACCATAGATTTCACTtcttgctgtttatctgtttcaaATATGTTCATTTTGTTTCATCTCGCATTTAACAATTCAATTTTTTGAGTCTGCTTAATGGATAATTAGTTTACAATCCATTTTCCTCCTTTATTTGATTTTAAAGGATTCACAATTTTGGAATTTACTGTTTAATTTGGTTCAGGCACGTGAATTTGCCAATGAACTTCGTGCAAGTACAAAAGCACCCAAGAATCCTGCTGTTTGGCTTGAAGGTTCTGGCGGCTCTGGTCATAATGGAAGCAGTGCTGATACTTCAACAGTCTCAGATGCATACTCAAAGATGCTTACGATATTTATCCCACTTCTTGTGGATGAGGTTGCTCCTTTCCTTTCATTAATGTAGTGACTATCTTTGTTTTTACTCGATAGACAAACTAATAGCTAATTAGCTATTACCTTTGCAGAGTTCCTTTTTTGCACATTTTATGTGCTTTGAAGTACCTGCACTTGTTCCAGCTGGTTCTCCTAATGCTAATAAGAGCAAATCTGGAGGAAATGACGCCGATGATGATTTGGGTCTTATGGATCCAGATGGCAACGATCTGAAACCTGGTATCTTTTCTTGTACCCACTAGTATGTGTTGTGTGGATGTAATGTTAATGCTCTATTTCTGATGTGTTGTTATCCTGTTTCCAGATAGTACCTCTGCTGAACTGGGTACATTGAATGAAGCTCTTCAAGAATTACTCGATGGAATCCAGGTATATTTCATGATATAGAACACTGCAACCCTCGCTCTTCCATACTGACGGAAAGAAGGGTAAAAGAAGAATTTTTTTTGATATGACAAACATGAAGTACTTCTGATTTAAAGTCAAATGTGCAATCTTCTGTTTCTTCATATCTACATTATAGTGCAGTACTGCAGCTTCCTTCAGTGACTGAAATCTTTTTCCCCTTCTATTCCAGGAAGACTTCTATGCGGTTGTAGATTGGGCGTATAAAATTGACCCCTTGCGTTGCATCTCAATGCATGGGATTACAGAGCGCTACCTTTCTGGACAGAAAGCTGATGCTGCAGGATTTGTTCGCAAACTACTTGATGACTTGGAATCAAGAATATCAGTACAGTTCAGCCGGGTTAGTTCCCTTGTTGAGCCTAAGCTGCTCAGTGTAACTATTCATAACAGGCTGGCTTTCTGCCCACTGCTTGTTTAGAACTTtatttcttctcttctttcaGTTTATTGATGAAGCATGCCATCAAATTGAGCGTAATGAAAGAAATGTGCGGCAAACTGGAATTCTAGCCTACATTCCAAGGTATTTGTACTGGATGGATTAGCACTGTGATTTATTTGTAACTCCAGCGTAGTCGCCTAGTATTATATTTAATACCACCCCCTGTTCTTTTTATAAGGCATATTGGGATTTGAAGAAGTTTTTGGAAGTGTACTTTGACCATCAATTTTTGATATAATGCCTCATTAATTACTACAAAATCAGTGTCGTAGTCGATTGATATAAACTACATAAACTAAGCATGCATATCATTGACTAAGTTGGTAATAAAAATTTATGAAGTTTGACATTTTCAAATCCTAATATGCCTTGTATATAAACAAAGGAGGGAGTACTTTCTGATACAGAAATGCTGATTAAACATTCCATGCATGTTGGCTCACCTTTTGTTTATTGTCTTATTAAATCCTAGTATggcattattattttttaaattttaattttgttaCACTTAGACCGAATTCCTAGAATTATTTTGGATTTCATTAAGATACATAATAGCTCATAATATTCATAAGAGCATACATTTTAAACGTTCTCATTGGTACTTTGCAAAACCTTCTTTAAATGTTGTAACACATTGCCTATAGCGTTATATTCCCTGTGAAAACAACAGAGGATAAAATTGGCATGACTCAGCAGGTTCTCACATATGTTTTGCCTATGCTCAGCTCTTACCCAAAAACATAAAAACTGGCAATAAGCAGCAAGACTCCGGTGCTCTTATCCTTGGCAGTGGTGATTATATGATAAAAGCTCGCTTCAAGATAACAAGAGCACTATGGAGAAAATTGTGCTTATTGCAGGGTGTACTGTGACAAGTTTGTTGTCTTGAGATTCTTTTCAGAAGTAGCAAACAGAGACCAATCTGACTGTTCTGTGTTTCATATAGATTTGCTGTCCTTGCATCACGGATGGAACAGTATATTCAAGGGCAGTCCAGGGATTTAATTGATAAAGCATACACAAAGCTAGTGAGTTTCATTCACTTGCAATCTGGCACTTGTTTGCATTCTTGGTATCACGTATTTTGCAGATTTAGTTCATAAATTTGTAGTACTGTATATGAACATATGGCATGTGGTATATACTTTGGCTTGTTTCATTGATGTTTGCTTGCCTATCAACACTTGTAGACTCCATTGGCTTTATAGGTGCCACTGAAAGGTGTCTTTAGTGAACagattttactctgaaatatacACAAGTATTTACAAATTTCTTCCATTGCACTAAATGGTGTATGATAGTTTTTTTATACCCCAAGTTCTTTCAGTCCAATGGGACTGTAATTTAGATTTTAGAGATACATGGCATAATCTTGCCATTAGTCAGTAGTCAAGGAAGATTTCGTCCTAAGATTTTGCATTGTTGCAAGATTTCTATTTTACTTGGTAGCTGTATTTTTATAGATTATTTTTTGTAAGTTGAGTACTTTTTTTCACCATATAGCTAAATTGCTTTCCATATTATGGAATAGGTTAGCACAATGTTCGCAACTTTGGAGAAAATTGCACAGAGTGATCCTAAAACTGCTGATATTGTGCTGATTGAGAATTATGCTGCTTTCCAGAACAGGTTATGtttcttctttcatctttcCTTAACTTGGGCTTGTCCTATGGTTGAGAATATGATCTTTCACTTATATATATCCTTGCCTTTTCATTCTTTAATGCATAGGTGGGTCTacaaaactaacaatatatTGTGTTTGATGCAGTCTTTATGACTTGGCTAATGTTGTGCCAACGCTTGCAAAGTTCTACCATCAAGCCAGTGAATCATATGAACTAGCTTGCACTCGCCATATCAGCTCACTCATTTATCTCGTATGTAAACACATTCAAATTTCTTGTGGGTATATTGTATTTCTCTGACAGATCTAAGATTTCTTTTGGACCTTTGGCAGCAATTTGAGAGGTTATTTCAATTCAACCGGAAAGTTGAAGAATTGACATACACCATTGCTGCTGAGGAGGTGAGCTAACTTATATTGTGATTGGGAAGTGACAATAAATGAACTTTGAATATTCATTTTTTATTAAGCCATTAACTTTTGTTGTCAAAATTCTCAGATTCCGTTTCAGCTGGGGTTGTCAAAAACTGACCTAAGGAGGGTGCTGAAGTCCAGCTTATCTGGGGTAAGTAAATCTATATCTGCTTACCAAAGTAAGTGGCAGTTGTCACTCTCGCCCTAATCTGTGAGCATATTTCCTTATGGGGTTGTCACTTCTCGCCCTAAGCTGTGAGCATATTTCCTTACGGGGTTACAGATTTATTGTCTTCTAGTTTCAAATAAATTACAGCAATTTAATGCCCAGATTATTTTGTTTGATCAAGAGGTGACCATGTGAACTCACTCAATGTAAAACTCTGCAGATTGATAAGTCGATTGGCGCCATGTACAGGAGGTTGCAGAAGACACTGACGTCTGATGAGTTGTTTCCTTCGCTGTGGGACAAGTGCAAGGTTAGCCACTTGACCATCCTGTTATTATGGATGTTTAGTTCAGTATTGTCTCCATTGCTTCAGACGAACCTATAAGTTCCATTTAAGCTGATTGTGTAATCTGCTCAACACTTGCAGAAGGAATTTCTGGACAAATATGAGAGCTTTGTTCAGATGGTAACACGGATATATGGGAATGAGCCGATCATGTCGGTCAACGAAATGAAAGAAGTCCTTGCTAGTTTTTAGATACAAGTACAGCACCATGTATTCCATTCATTTCATTGAATTTTGCACTCACTTGCGTTAGGCCTTTTTTGGTTTAATGTGTGTATGTGTATGTCCTCTGTATAGAAGTGAACGCGGCATGCTTTCCCTAATTATACGTGTTCTGGTGTCACATCAAGCCTCTGATTGTACTTGAACAGGCACTGCTGCCCGTAGATTGTGGATCAATACCAATGCATCCCAAAGTACCGGAAAGAATGTGTTCATGTTCACACTGCCATTGTCTAATTGTCACTCAATTCACGGTTAAACAGGTTATGTCTTGCCCAAGTTTGTTCTGTTTCACGGTTAAACAGGTTCTGTCTTGCCCAAGTTTGTTCTGTTTCCTGTGTTTTGAGGGGGTCATTGGTACTTTCGGTGTTCAGCTGAAGTGCAAGTTATATCGGGTTCGTAATGTGGCCCCATGTGTTGCGGGTTTCCCAGCTTCAGAAACCTGAGCATCTCGCGTCACGACTCGCGAAACACGAACGCAGAAATAAAAGGGTAGCATCTCATAGAAAAAAATTGCATCAGGCGAGGAAAGAAGAGCGAGATGCA contains:
- the LOC8062485 gene encoding exocyst complex component SEC3A, whose translation is MAKSSADDAELRRACAAAVAASGARGEDVAFSIRVAKGRGIFEKLGRLAKPRVLALTVKQSSRGEANKAFLRVLKYSSGAVLEPAKLYKLKHLTKVEVISNDPSGCTFVLGFDNLRSQSVAPPQWTMRNIDDRNRLLFCILNMCKEILSYLPKVVGIDIVELALWAKENTLTIDNQLSTQDGQETSVATQTERKVTVTVENDLVSQAKEEEEDMEALLDTYVMGIGEADAFSERLKQELVALEAANVYQLLESEPLIEEVLQGLDAASATVDDMDEWLRIFNLKLRHMREDIASIESRNNGLEMQSVNNKGLMEELDKLLERLRIPQEFAASLTGGSFEESRMLKNVEACEWLTGAIRTLEVPNLDPCYVNMRAVREKKAELEKLKTTFVRRASEFLRNYFSSLVDFMISDKSYFSQRGQLKRPDHADLRYKCRTYARLLQHLKSLDKSCLGPLRKAYCHSLNLLLRREAREFANELRASTKAPKNPAVWLEGSGGSGHNGSSADTSTVSDAYSKMLTIFIPLLVDESSFFAHFMCFEVPALVPAGSPNANKSKSGGNDADDDLGLMDPDGNDLKPDSTSAELGTLNEALQELLDGIQEDFYAVVDWAYKIDPLRCISMHGITERYLSGQKADAAGFVRKLLDDLESRISVQFSRFIDEACHQIERNERNVRQTGILAYIPRFAVLASRMEQYIQGQSRDLIDKAYTKLVSTMFATLEKIAQSDPKTADIVLIENYAAFQNSLYDLANVVPTLAKFYHQASESYELACTRHISSLIYLQFERLFQFNRKVEELTYTIAAEEIPFQLGLSKTDLRRVLKSSLSGIDKSIGAMYRRLQKTLTSDELFPSLWDKCKKEFLDKYESFVQMVTRIYGNEPIMSVNEMKEVLASF